In Canis lupus dingo isolate Sandy chromosome 27, ASM325472v2, whole genome shotgun sequence, one genomic interval encodes:
- the IGFBP6 gene encoding insulin-like growth factor-binding protein 6 → MTPRRLLPPLLLLGLLLAARSGAALARCPGCGQGAQAGCPGACVQEEDGGPPAEGCAEAGGCLRREGQLCGVYTPNCVPGLQCQPPEEDEAPLRALLLGRGRCRRARGPPGENPKESKPQAGTTRPQDVNRRDQQRNPGASTTTSGRPNPGGVQDAEMGPCRRHLDSVLQQLQTEVYRGVHTLYVPNCDHKGFYRKRQCRSSQGQRRGPCWCVDRMGQPLSGSPDGDGSSSCPPGSSG, encoded by the exons ATGACCCCCCGCAGGCTGCTGCCgcccctgctgctgctgggcctgCTGCTCGCTGCCCGCTCGGGAGCCGCCCTGGCGCGGTGCCCAGGCTGCGGGCAGGGGGCGCAGGCGGGCTGTCCCGGGGCCTGCGTGCAGGAGGAGGACGGGGGGCCGCCGGCGGAGGGCTGCGCCGAAGCGGGGGGCTGTctcaggagggaggggcagctgTGCGGGGTCTACACCCCCAACTGCGTCCCGGGACTGCAGTGCCAGCCGCCCGAGGAAGACGAGGCCCCCCTGCGGGCGCTGCTGCTGGGCCGCGGCCGCTGCCGCCGGGCGCGCGGGCCCCCGG GGGAGAATCCTAAGGAGAGCAAACCCCAAGCAGGGACCACTCGTCCACAGGATGTGAACCGCAGAGACCAACAAAGGAATCCAGGGGCCTCTACTACAACTTCCGGCCGGCCCAATCCTGGTGGTGTCCAAGATGCTGAAATG GGCCCGTGCCGCAGACATCTGGACTCAGTGCTACAGCAGCTACAGACCGAAGTGTATCGAGGGGTTCACACCCTCTACGTGCCTAATTGTGACCATAAGGGCTTCTACCGGAAGCGGCAG TGCCGCTCCTCCCAGGGGCAGCGCCGAGGTCCCTGCTGGTGTGTGGATCGGATGGGCCAGCCGCTGTCGGGGTCCCCGGATGGTGATGGAagctcctcctgcccccctggGAGCAGTGGCTaa